One segment of Pseudomonas sp. FP2196 DNA contains the following:
- a CDS encoding DUF2288 domain-containing protein codes for MNQEPSTLYAKLLGETASITWKELEPFFAKGALLWVDPDLDLIAAAEAVASDEGEKVAAWLAEDKVAKLSETRALDLFERDPQLWAVVVSPWILIQERAQA; via the coding sequence ATGAATCAAGAACCTAGCACCCTCTATGCCAAGCTGCTTGGTGAAACCGCATCTATTACCTGGAAAGAGCTAGAGCCGTTCTTCGCCAAGGGTGCCCTATTGTGGGTCGACCCTGACCTTGATTTGATCGCCGCTGCTGAGGCTGTGGCGTCGGATGAAGGCGAGAAAGTCGCTGCCTGGCTGGCCGAAGACAAGGTCGCCAAGCTGTCTGAAACGCGGGCGCTGGATCTTTTTGAACGTGATCCGCAGCTGTGGGCGGTGGTGGTTTCGCCGTGGATTCTGATCCAGGAAAGGGCGCAGGCCTGA
- a CDS encoding MFS transporter gives MQNSTQAANAWRILFLLFLANLFNFFDRTIPAIIIEPIRMEWHLSDFQLGIVGTAFTIVYAIAGLPLGRMADTGSRSKLMGWGLATWSALTAVNGLVGSFWSFLIVRMGIGIGEASYAPAANSLIGDLFPAHRRARAMGIFMLGLPLGLLLAFFTIGWMVKAFDSWRAPFFIAAVPGLFLAIFMFFIKEPKRGAAETVQVSQEKVDKPIRRILAVPTFLWLVMAGLCFNFATYACNSFLVPMLQRYFLMPLQEAAVATGVIVGVTGLVGLTLGGWIADKIHQRVANGRLLFAAFSLIISTVCTAWALHAGRIEIGVFVAVFSLGWLFAYNFYTCVYTAIQDVVEPRLRATAMALFFAGLYLLGGGLGPVVVGGLSDHFAKSAMIAAGAEQMTEAFKAVGLHDAMYLIPVALFLTMVFLFLAARCFVRDAQRMKEGLVAVVEPEVAAATA, from the coding sequence ATGCAGAACTCGACCCAAGCGGCGAATGCCTGGCGCATTCTGTTCCTGCTGTTCCTCGCCAACCTGTTCAATTTTTTCGACCGCACCATCCCGGCGATCATCATCGAGCCGATCCGTATGGAATGGCACCTCAGCGACTTTCAACTGGGGATCGTCGGCACCGCATTCACCATTGTCTACGCGATTGCCGGTTTGCCCTTGGGGCGCATGGCCGACACCGGCTCGCGCAGCAAACTGATGGGTTGGGGCCTGGCGACCTGGAGCGCGCTGACTGCCGTCAACGGGCTGGTGGGCAGTTTCTGGAGTTTCCTTATCGTGCGCATGGGCATTGGCATCGGTGAGGCCAGTTATGCGCCGGCGGCCAACTCGCTGATTGGCGACTTGTTCCCGGCGCACCGTCGAGCGCGGGCCATGGGCATTTTCATGCTCGGTCTGCCGCTGGGGCTGTTGCTGGCGTTCTTCACCATCGGTTGGATGGTCAAGGCTTTCGACAGTTGGCGCGCACCGTTCTTCATCGCCGCCGTGCCGGGGCTGTTCCTCGCGATCTTCATGTTTTTCATCAAAGAGCCGAAGCGCGGTGCGGCGGAAACGGTGCAGGTTTCGCAGGAAAAGGTCGACAAACCGATCCGTCGCATCCTCGCCGTGCCGACCTTTCTGTGGCTAGTGATGGCCGGGTTGTGCTTCAACTTCGCGACTTATGCCTGCAATTCGTTTCTGGTGCCGATGCTGCAACGCTATTTCCTGATGCCATTGCAGGAAGCGGCGGTGGCGACCGGTGTGATTGTCGGCGTCACCGGGCTGGTCGGTTTGACTCTGGGTGGCTGGATCGCCGACAAGATCCACCAGCGTGTGGCCAATGGGCGGCTGCTGTTTGCCGCATTCAGCCTGATTATCTCGACGGTTTGCACGGCGTGGGCGCTGCATGCCGGGCGTATCGAGATCGGTGTGTTTGTCGCGGTGTTCAGCCTCGGCTGGCTGTTTGCCTATAACTTCTACACCTGCGTGTACACGGCGATTCAGGACGTGGTCGAGCCACGCTTGCGAGCGACGGCGATGGCCTTGTTCTTTGCCGGCTTGTATCTGCTGGGCGGTGGTCTTGGGCCGGTGGTGGTCGGTGGGCTGTCGGATCACTTTGCCAAGTCGGCGATGATTGCAGCGGGGGCGGAGCAGATGACCGAGGCGTTCAAGGCGGTCGGGCTGCATGACGCGATGTACCTGATTCCGGTGGCGCTGTTTCTGACCATGGTGTTTCTGTTTCTGGCGGCGCGGTGTTTTGTGCGCGATGCGCAGCGGATGAAGGAGGGCTTGGTGGCGGTGGTTGAGCCAGAGGTTGCAGCGGCAACTGCTTAA
- a CDS encoding bifunctional diguanylate cyclase/phosphodiesterase, translated as MEWLGLQFVTELPESGQVILDCTHNPLLVLAAYLVACAASFATLDMAERVAHAEDLGSQRLWRWIGATCLAGGIWAMHFIGMLAFQAPIEIHYDLPITLFSLLIALLASWLAMHTLSEAQPSLVLYLKTAVVIGLGIAGMHYVGMAAMESRATAYYQPTLFALSIAIAIGASFTALWVAGYLREGSGLAHQMLKYSAALILGAGIFSMHFTGMAALQLVLPEGSAPALSAETSHLQLGLTVALIILLILGSAISAALADKKLQSKEHDLRRVNALLSQLDQARMSLQQVANYDALTNLINRRGFNQIFAEKLSQKTTEGGMLAVMFLDIDHFKRINDSLGHDAGDALLKVIASHIKGSVRSHEDVVARFGGDEFCILIGLRDREEARTMAQRIMLKMKEPIELAGRRMVMTTSIGISLFPEDGTTCEELLKHADLALYQSKGAGRNGLHFFNSSLKNRATLELQLEEELRHALREENGLMLYYQPIFELKTGRVTKLEALIRWQHPVHGLLTPDRFISIAENNGLIAELDNWVLRRACKDLGELSKHGCEELKIAWNCSPLNLTREELADEIESALRTAGVAPERLELEVTENALMGNIANTLVLLRQIRALGVSLSIDDFGTGYSSLAYLKRLPLNTLKIDRSFILDIPKATADMEIVQAIIVMAHTLHLQVVTEGVESLEQYEFLERSGCDFIQGYLLSRPVPLDELRPVLEEINQRKHSQAVNPLILARGTFAPASLDPSPKSPEPHAGASVVRPIR; from the coding sequence ATGGAGTGGCTTGGTTTGCAGTTTGTTACCGAGCTGCCGGAGAGCGGGCAGGTCATTCTTGATTGCACACACAATCCCTTACTGGTACTGGCAGCCTATCTGGTCGCCTGCGCTGCGAGTTTCGCCACCCTCGATATGGCCGAGCGAGTCGCTCACGCCGAAGACCTTGGCTCGCAACGCCTATGGCGCTGGATCGGCGCGACCTGCCTGGCAGGCGGGATCTGGGCCATGCACTTCATCGGCATGCTCGCCTTCCAGGCCCCAATCGAAATCCACTACGACCTGCCGATCACCCTGTTCTCCCTGCTGATTGCCCTGCTCGCCTCGTGGCTGGCGATGCACACGCTGAGCGAGGCACAGCCGAGTCTGGTGCTTTACCTGAAAACCGCTGTGGTCATCGGCCTCGGTATCGCCGGCATGCATTACGTCGGCATGGCCGCCATGGAGTCGCGCGCCACCGCCTACTACCAACCGACCTTGTTTGCGCTGTCGATCGCCATCGCCATCGGCGCCAGTTTCACCGCGTTATGGGTCGCAGGCTACTTGCGCGAAGGCAGTGGCCTGGCTCATCAGATGCTCAAGTACAGCGCCGCACTGATTCTCGGTGCGGGCATTTTCAGCATGCACTTCACCGGGATGGCCGCACTGCAATTGGTGTTGCCGGAAGGCAGCGCCCCGGCACTATCGGCCGAAACCAGCCATTTGCAACTGGGCCTGACAGTGGCGCTGATCATCCTGCTGATTCTCGGCAGCGCAATCAGCGCGGCACTGGCCGACAAGAAACTGCAAAGCAAGGAACATGACCTGCGCCGGGTCAATGCCCTGCTCAGCCAACTCGATCAGGCACGCATGTCGCTGCAACAAGTGGCCAACTACGACGCGTTGACTAACCTGATCAACCGCCGCGGTTTCAATCAGATCTTCGCCGAGAAACTCAGCCAGAAGACCACCGAAGGCGGCATGCTTGCGGTGATGTTTCTCGACATCGATCACTTCAAACGCATCAACGACAGCCTCGGCCACGACGCCGGCGACGCCCTGCTCAAGGTGATTGCCAGTCACATCAAAGGCTCGGTGCGCAGCCATGAAGACGTCGTCGCGCGTTTTGGCGGCGACGAGTTCTGCATCCTGATCGGCCTGCGCGACCGTGAAGAGGCACGCACCATGGCCCAGCGCATCATGCTGAAGATGAAGGAGCCAATAGAACTGGCCGGACGCCGGATGGTGATGACTACCAGCATCGGCATCAGCCTGTTTCCAGAAGACGGCACGACGTGTGAAGAACTGCTCAAACACGCGGATCTGGCGCTGTATCAATCCAAGGGCGCCGGGCGCAATGGTCTGCACTTTTTCAATTCCAGCCTGAAAAACCGCGCGACTCTGGAATTGCAACTCGAAGAAGAACTGCGCCACGCACTGCGCGAAGAAAACGGTCTGATGCTGTATTACCAACCGATCTTCGAACTGAAAACCGGCCGGGTCACCAAGCTCGAAGCGCTGATCCGCTGGCAGCATCCGGTCCACGGTTTGCTGACCCCTGATCGCTTTATCAGCATCGCCGAAAACAATGGCCTCATCGCCGAACTGGACAATTGGGTGCTGCGCCGCGCCTGCAAGGATCTTGGCGAGTTGTCCAAGCATGGCTGCGAAGAGCTGAAAATCGCCTGGAACTGCTCGCCGCTGAACCTGACCCGCGAAGAGCTGGCCGATGAAATCGAAAGTGCGCTGCGCACCGCAGGCGTCGCGCCGGAACGTCTGGAACTGGAAGTCACCGAGAACGCCCTGATGGGCAACATCGCCAACACCCTGGTGCTGTTGCGGCAGATCCGCGCCCTCGGCGTGTCGCTGTCGATCGACGACTTCGGCACCGGTTATTCGTCGCTGGCGTACCTCAAGCGTTTGCCGCTGAACACGCTGAAGATCGACCGCTCGTTCATCCTCGACATCCCAAAAGCCACGGCGGACATGGAGATCGTTCAGGCGATCATCGTCATGGCCCACACCCTGCATTTGCAGGTGGTCACCGAAGGCGTCGAAAGCCTGGAGCAGTACGAATTTCTCGAACGCTCCGGCTGCGATTTCATTCAGGGTTACCTGCTCAGCCGTCCAGTGCCGCTGGACGAATTGCGCCCGGTGCTGGAAGAAATCAACCAGCGCAAGCATTCACAGGCGGTCAATCCGTTGATTCTGGCGCGCGGTACATTTGCACCAGCGTCGCTGGATCCTTCGCCAAAAAGCCCTGAGCCCCATGCAGGCGCATCAGTTGTGCGGCCAATCCGCTGA
- a CDS encoding aminotransferase class V-fold PLP-dependent enzyme, with product MNIEDIAFLRSSTPGCDYVIHFNHAGASLPSRTTLDAVIEQLQREALGGPMEMADSQVQERARTAAAALLNAHPEDIAFTSSGSAAWSQAFNALGPWQPGERILVGRHEWAGNLACIAEAVKAGAQLEVIPCDAKGAVDPQALAQMIDRNVRLIALTWLPANGGLINPAAQIGAIAGRHGIPYFIDAGQALGQLPCDVEALQCDVLKGAGRKFLRGPRGTALLYTRAKFLQRLLPLQRDVLSAPWDGQRFTLRNDARRFETSEVSLALLAGLANALEEHNRIGAIAIRRRIEQLSRSLRERMQTIAGLTLRDLGTAQQQSGLIAFTLEGWDCVALKQALGTRRINIGANGVAYTPLDMQARGLDSIARISVSYLNTEEEIEVLLERLAELAVQPQISISTHKP from the coding sequence GTGAATATTGAGGACATCGCGTTTCTGCGATCAAGCACGCCTGGTTGCGATTACGTTATCCACTTCAACCACGCCGGCGCCTCACTGCCGAGCCGAACCACCCTCGATGCAGTGATCGAACAGCTGCAACGCGAAGCACTGGGCGGGCCAATGGAAATGGCGGACAGTCAGGTACAGGAAAGGGCCCGCACAGCCGCCGCCGCCCTACTCAATGCTCACCCCGAAGACATCGCCTTCACCAGCAGCGGCTCGGCGGCCTGGAGTCAGGCGTTCAACGCGCTGGGCCCGTGGCAACCGGGCGAGCGGATTCTGGTGGGGCGCCATGAATGGGCCGGCAATCTGGCCTGCATCGCCGAAGCAGTGAAGGCTGGCGCGCAGTTGGAGGTGATCCCCTGCGACGCTAAGGGCGCCGTCGATCCGCAGGCACTCGCGCAGATGATCGACCGCAACGTGCGCTTGATCGCTTTGACGTGGCTGCCGGCGAACGGCGGACTGATCAACCCGGCGGCGCAGATCGGTGCCATAGCAGGGCGCCACGGCATTCCTTATTTCATCGACGCCGGGCAGGCTCTCGGGCAACTGCCGTGCGATGTTGAAGCCTTGCAATGCGACGTGCTCAAAGGCGCCGGACGCAAGTTTCTGCGGGGCCCGCGCGGCACGGCGCTGCTGTATACCCGCGCAAAATTTCTGCAACGTTTGCTGCCGCTGCAGCGCGATGTGCTATCGGCTCCGTGGGATGGCCAGCGCTTCACTTTGCGCAATGACGCCCGGCGTTTCGAGACCAGTGAGGTGTCGTTAGCTTTACTGGCCGGATTGGCCAATGCGCTGGAAGAACATAATCGAATCGGCGCAATAGCGATTCGGCGACGCATTGAGCAATTAAGCCGGTCGCTGCGCGAGCGCATGCAGACAATTGCCGGGCTGACCCTGCGCGACCTCGGCACGGCGCAGCAGCAATCAGGGCTGATCGCCTTCACGCTCGAAGGTTGGGACTGTGTTGCGCTAAAGCAGGCGTTGGGTACACGGCGTATCAATATCGGCGCCAATGGCGTCGCCTATACGCCGCTGGACATGCAGGCACGCGGGCTGGACAGCATCGCGCGGATATCGGTGAGTTATCTGAATACCGAAGAGGAGATTGAAGTGTTGCTGGAACGCCTCGCTGAACTGGCCGTTCAGCCTCAAATCTCGATATCGACCCACAAGCCCTGA
- a CDS encoding YkgJ family cysteine cluster protein, translating to MSEVSPCLNCGACCSHFRVSFFWGECSSSGGTVPDELVTQISPSRVAMNGTDCKSPRCTALVGEVGSTVHCSIYEKRSSPCREFEASWENGEQNVDCDKARARFGLPPLQSDWAEIPFDKSA from the coding sequence ATGTCCGAAGTCAGTCCGTGTCTGAATTGCGGTGCCTGCTGTTCCCATTTTCGCGTGTCTTTTTTTTGGGGTGAGTGCTCATCTTCCGGGGGTACGGTGCCCGATGAACTGGTTACACAAATCAGCCCCAGTCGGGTGGCAATGAACGGCACCGACTGCAAATCGCCGCGTTGCACGGCGTTGGTCGGCGAAGTCGGCAGTACCGTGCATTGCTCGATTTATGAAAAACGTTCCAGCCCCTGCCGGGAATTCGAAGCATCCTGGGAAAACGGCGAACAGAATGTCGATTGCGATAAGGCTCGCGCCCGTTTTGGTTTGCCGCCCCTGCAATCGGACTGGGCTGAAATCCCTTTCGATAAAAGCGCCTGA
- a CDS encoding branched-chain amino acid ABC transporter substrate-binding protein — protein MTKATKQISKLFAAMVLAGVASHSFAADTIKIGIAGPKTGPVAQYGDMQFSGAKMAIEQINAKGGVDGKKLEAVEYDDACDPKQAVAVANKVVNDGVKFVVGHLCSSSTQPASDIYEDEGVIMITPAATSPDITARGYKMIFRTIGLDSAQGPAAGNYIADHVKPKIVGVLHDKQQYGEGIATAVKSTLEKKGTKVAVFEGVNAGDKDFSAIIAKLKQANVDFVYYGGYHPELGLILRQAQEKGLKAKFMGPEGVGNDSITQIAKDAAEGLLVTLPKSFDQDPANVALADAFKAKKEDPSGPFVFPAYSAVTLIAEGIKAAKSEDPTKVAEAIHAGTFKTPTGDLSYDAKGDLKDFKFVVYEWHNGKPKTEVSPQ, from the coding sequence ATGACTAAGGCTACTAAGCAGATTTCCAAACTGTTTGCCGCTATGGTTCTGGCCGGGGTTGCCAGCCATTCGTTCGCAGCTGACACCATCAAAATCGGTATCGCCGGTCCTAAAACCGGTCCAGTAGCCCAATACGGCGACATGCAGTTCAGTGGCGCAAAAATGGCCATCGAACAAATCAACGCCAAGGGCGGCGTCGACGGCAAGAAACTCGAAGCCGTTGAATACGACGATGCCTGCGATCCGAAACAAGCGGTAGCGGTTGCGAACAAGGTCGTCAACGACGGCGTCAAGTTCGTGGTCGGTCACCTGTGCTCCAGCTCTACCCAACCTGCTTCGGACATCTACGAAGACGAAGGCGTGATCATGATCACCCCGGCTGCCACCAGCCCGGACATCACCGCCCGTGGTTACAAAATGATCTTCCGTACTATCGGTCTGGACAGCGCCCAGGGCCCTGCCGCCGGTAACTACATTGCCGATCACGTCAAACCGAAAATCGTCGGCGTCCTGCACGACAAGCAGCAGTACGGTGAAGGCATCGCCACCGCCGTCAAATCGACCCTTGAGAAGAAAGGCACCAAAGTTGCCGTGTTCGAAGGCGTTAACGCCGGCGATAAAGACTTCTCGGCGATCATTGCCAAACTCAAGCAAGCCAACGTCGACTTCGTTTACTACGGCGGCTACCACCCAGAGCTGGGTCTGATCCTGCGTCAAGCCCAGGAAAAAGGCCTGAAAGCCAAGTTCATGGGGCCAGAAGGCGTGGGTAACGACTCGATCACTCAGATCGCCAAAGACGCTGCCGAAGGCCTGCTGGTGACCCTGCCGAAATCCTTCGACCAGGATCCGGCCAACGTTGCTCTGGCTGATGCATTCAAGGCGAAGAAAGAAGATCCGAGCGGCCCGTTCGTGTTCCCGGCCTACTCGGCCGTGACCCTGATCGCCGAAGGCATCAAGGCTGCCAAGTCCGAAGACCCGACAAAAGTGGCAGAAGCCATTCACGCCGGCACCTTCAAGACCCCGACTGGCGACCTGAGCTACGACGCCAAGGGCGACTTGAAAGACTTCAAATTCGTAGTCTACGAGTGGCACAACGGCAAACCTAAAACTGAAGTTTCGCCTCAGTAA
- a CDS encoding NAD(P)-dependent oxidoreductase, with amino-acid sequence MMSTLPSLGFAGIGLMGLPMCRRLLAAGYPLTVWNRNPAKCAPLVEAGARQVASPSELCEHADVVMVCLADTAVVREVVFGPAGVAEGAKGGQLLVDFSSLEPTATREMAAQLKSETGMSWMDSPVSGGVVGAEAGSLAIMVGGDAADLERVRPVLLNLGQRVTHMGGIGAGQVTKACNQMIVACNALVIAEVVALAEQAGVDASLIAEALAGGFADSKPLQILAPQMAESRFEPIKWHVRTLLKDLDTAVKFSREQGTATPISGLAAQLMRLHGAQGFLAKDPATLVQMYRAPESTD; translated from the coding sequence ATGATGTCAACGCTACCTTCGTTGGGATTCGCCGGAATCGGACTGATGGGTCTGCCGATGTGTCGGCGCCTGTTGGCGGCGGGTTACCCGTTGACCGTGTGGAATCGCAACCCGGCCAAGTGCGCGCCACTGGTCGAGGCCGGTGCCCGGCAGGTGGCGAGCCCCTCCGAACTGTGCGAGCACGCCGACGTGGTGATGGTGTGTCTGGCCGATACGGCGGTGGTGCGCGAAGTGGTGTTCGGCCCGGCCGGTGTTGCCGAAGGTGCGAAGGGCGGTCAGTTACTGGTGGATTTTTCCAGTCTTGAACCGACGGCTACTCGTGAGATGGCGGCGCAGCTAAAAAGTGAAACCGGCATGAGCTGGATGGATTCACCGGTGTCCGGCGGCGTGGTCGGTGCCGAGGCCGGCAGTCTGGCGATCATGGTCGGTGGCGATGCAGCCGACCTTGAGCGCGTGCGCCCGGTGTTGCTCAATCTCGGTCAACGCGTTACGCACATGGGCGGCATCGGCGCCGGGCAAGTGACCAAGGCCTGCAACCAGATGATCGTTGCCTGCAATGCGTTGGTGATTGCCGAAGTGGTGGCGCTGGCCGAGCAGGCCGGGGTCGATGCGAGCCTGATTGCCGAAGCGCTGGCCGGTGGTTTCGCCGATTCAAAACCGTTGCAGATCCTCGCCCCGCAAATGGCCGAGAGCCGTTTCGAACCGATCAAATGGCACGTGCGCACGCTGCTCAAAGATCTCGACACTGCAGTGAAATTCTCCCGCGAGCAGGGTACGGCGACGCCGATCAGCGGATTGGCCGCACAACTGATGCGCCTGCATGGGGCTCAGGGCTTTTTGGCGAAGGATCCAGCGACGCTGGTGCAAATGTACCGCGCGCCAGAATCAACGGATTGA
- a CDS encoding aspartate-semialdehyde dehydrogenase gives MLPPMLPLSAVPITSQQDPIRQRPDIPPVVPVQESSNESTIDLQKRDPEEDGLLLREEQRRQQERDRRRREADEDPEEHLAVPGTALNADNTVPVVPLMEDQPRQGLWVDIEI, from the coding sequence ATGCTGCCACCGATGCTCCCCCTGAGCGCCGTGCCGATCACTTCCCAGCAGGATCCGATCCGCCAGCGGCCGGACATTCCTCCGGTGGTGCCGGTGCAGGAAAGCTCCAATGAAAGCACGATCGATCTGCAAAAACGCGATCCGGAAGAGGACGGGCTGCTCCTGCGCGAAGAGCAGCGCCGTCAGCAGGAGCGTGATCGTCGGCGCCGCGAAGCCGATGAAGACCCTGAGGAACACCTCGCCGTGCCGGGTACGGCACTCAATGCAGACAACACGGTGCCGGTGGTGCCGCTGATGGAAGATCAGCCGCGTCAGGGCTTGTGGGTCGATATCGAGATTTGA
- the rapA gene encoding RNA polymerase-associated protein RapA, with the protein MAQQYQPGQRWISDSEAELGLGTVLAQDGRLLTVLYPATGETRQYALRNAPLTRVRFSPGDSITHFEGWKMTVQQVDDVDGLMVYHGLNAQNEAVTLPETQLSNFIQFRLASDRLFAGQIDPLAWFSLRYNTLEHTSRQLQSSLWGLGGVRAQPIAHQLHIAREVADRIAPRVLLADEVGLGKTIEAGLVIHRQLLSGRANRVLILVPENLQHQWLVEMRRRFNLQVALFDEERFIESDATNPFEDTQLALVALEWLVDDEKAQDALFAAGWDLLVVDEAHHLVWHEEKASPEYSLVEQLAEVIPGVLLLTATPEQLGQDSHFARLRLLDPNRFHDLAAFRAESENYRPVAEAVQELLDKGRLSPEAHKTIHGFLGNEGEALLTAVNDGDTEASARLVRELLDRHGTGRVLFRNTRAAVQGFPERKLHPYPLPCPDEYLELPLGDHAELYPEVSFQAQPDASEEERWWKFDPRVEWLIDQLKMLKRTKVLVICAHAETAMDLEDALRVRSGIPATVFHEGMNILERDRAAAYFADEEFGAQVLICSEIGSEGRNFQFAHHLVLFDLPSHPDLLEQRIGRLDRIGQKHIIELHVPYLETSPQERLFQWYHEALNAFLNTCPTGNALQHQFGPRLLPLLEEADDSEWQALIDEARTERERLEEELHTGRDRLLELNSGGSGEGDQLVEDILEQDDQFALPIYMETLFDAFGIDSEDHSENALILKPSEKMLDASFPLGDDEGVTITYDRNQALSREDMQFITWEHPMVQGGMDLVLSGSMGNTAVALIKNKALKPGTVLLELLYVSEVVAPRSLQLGRYLPPAALRCLLDANGNDLSARVSFETLNDQLESVPRASANKFIQAQRDQLTPRINAGEDKIAPRHAERVAEARRRLAADTDEELARLTALQAVNPTVRDSELVALREQREQGLAMLDKAALRLEAIRVLVAG; encoded by the coding sequence ATGGCGCAGCAGTATCAACCGGGGCAACGCTGGATCAGTGACAGCGAAGCAGAGCTTGGTTTAGGCACCGTTCTGGCACAGGACGGCCGCTTGTTGACCGTGCTTTACCCGGCCACTGGCGAAACCCGCCAGTACGCGCTACGGAATGCGCCCCTGACCCGCGTGCGGTTTTCGCCGGGCGACAGCATTACCCACTTCGAAGGCTGGAAGATGACCGTGCAGCAAGTCGACGATGTCGACGGGCTGATGGTCTATCACGGTCTCAACGCGCAGAACGAAGCCGTCACCCTGCCGGAAACCCAGCTGTCGAACTTCATCCAGTTCCGTCTGGCCAGCGACCGTCTGTTCGCCGGTCAGATCGACCCGCTGGCGTGGTTCTCCCTGCGCTACAACACCCTCGAACACACCAGCCGCCAGTTGCAATCTTCGCTCTGGGGCCTGGGTGGCGTGCGTGCGCAACCGATCGCTCACCAACTGCACATTGCCCGCGAAGTCGCTGACCGCATCGCGCCGCGGGTTCTGCTCGCGGACGAAGTGGGTCTGGGTAAAACCATCGAGGCCGGCCTGGTCATCCATCGCCAACTGTTGTCGGGTCGCGCCAACCGCGTGCTGATCCTGGTACCGGAAAACCTCCAGCACCAGTGGCTGGTGGAAATGCGCCGCCGCTTCAACCTGCAGGTCGCGCTGTTCGACGAAGAGCGCTTCATCGAAAGCGATGCCACCAACCCGTTCGAAGACACCCAGCTTGCCCTGGTAGCCTTGGAATGGCTGGTCGACGACGAAAAGGCGCAGGACGCATTGTTCGCCGCCGGTTGGGATCTGCTGGTGGTCGACGAAGCGCACCACCTGGTCTGGCACGAAGAAAAGGCCAGCCCCGAGTATTCGCTGGTCGAGCAATTGGCTGAAGTGATCCCGGGCGTGCTGCTGCTCACCGCGACCCCGGAACAACTCGGTCAGGACAGCCACTTTGCGCGTCTGCGCCTGCTCGATCCAAACCGTTTCCATGACCTGGCCGCGTTCCGCGCCGAGAGCGAAAACTATCGCCCGGTGGCCGAAGCCGTTCAGGAGCTGCTGGATAAAGGGCGCCTGTCACCTGAAGCGCACAAGACCATTCACGGTTTCCTCGGCAACGAAGGCGAAGCCCTGTTGACCGCGGTCAACGATGGCGACACCGAAGCCAGCGCCCGCCTTGTGCGCGAGCTGCTTGACCGCCACGGCACCGGCCGCGTGCTGTTCCGTAACACCCGCGCCGCCGTGCAGGGTTTCCCGGAGCGCAAACTGCACCCCTACCCGCTGCCGTGCCCGGACGAATATCTGGAACTGCCACTGGGCGACCACGCCGAGCTGTACCCGGAAGTCAGCTTCCAGGCCCAGCCGGACGCCAGCGAAGAAGAGCGCTGGTGGAAATTCGATCCGCGCGTCGAGTGGCTGATCGATCAGCTGAAAATGCTCAAACGCACCAAAGTGCTGGTGATCTGCGCCCACGCCGAAACCGCGATGGACCTGGAAGACGCACTGCGCGTGCGCTCGGGCATCCCGGCCACGGTGTTCCACGAAGGCATGAACATCCTTGAGCGTGATCGCGCCGCCGCCTACTTCGCCGACGAAGAGTTTGGCGCGCAAGTACTGATCTGCTCGGAAATCGGCAGTGAAGGCCGCAACTTCCAGTTCGCTCACCACCTGGTACTGTTCGATCTGCCGTCGCACCCGGACCTGCTCGAGCAGCGTATCGGTCGTCTCGACCGGATCGGCCAGAAACACATCATCGAACTGCACGTGCCGTACCTGGAAACCAGCCCGCAAGAGCGTCTGTTCCAGTGGTACCACGAAGCGCTGAACGCCTTCCTCAACACCTGCCCGACCGGCAACGCCTTGCAGCATCAGTTCGGCCCGCGCCTGCTGCCGCTGCTCGAAGAGGCCGACGACAGCGAGTGGCAAGCGCTGATTGACGAAGCGCGCACCGAGCGCGAACGTCTGGAAGAAGAGCTGCACACCGGTCGCGACCGTCTGCTGGAACTCAACTCCGGCGGTTCGGGCGAAGGCGATCAACTGGTCGAGGACATCCTTGAGCAAGACGATCAGTTCGCCCTGCCGATCTACATGGAAACCCTGTTCGACGCGTTCGGCATCGACAGCGAAGATCATTCGGAAAACGCCCTGATCCTCAAGCCGAGCGAAAAAATGCTCGACGCCAGCTTCCCGCTGGGCGACGACGAAGGTGTGACCATCACCTACGACCGCAACCAGGCGCTGTCGCGCGAAGACATGCAGTTCATCACCTGGGAACACCCGATGGTGCAAGGCGGCATGGATCTGGTGCTGTCCGGCTCGATGGGCAACACCGCTGTCGCGCTGATCAAGAACAAGGCGCTGAAACCGGGCACCGTGCTGCTGGAGCTGCTCTACGTCAGCGAAGTGGTTGCCCCGCGCTCGCTGCAACTGGGCCGTTACCTGCCGCCGGCAGCCCTGCGCTGCCTGCTCGATGCCAACGGCAACGACCTGTCGGCCCGCGTCTCGTTCGAAACCCTCAACGATCAACTGGAAAGCGTGCCGCGCGCCAGCGCCAACAAGTTTATTCAGGCCCAGCGCGATCAACTGACGCCACGGATCAACGCCGGTGAAGACAAGATCGCCCCGCGTCACGCCGAGCGTGTGGCCGAGGCCCGTCGCCGTCTGGCGGCCGACACCGACGAAGAACTGGCGCGCCTGACCGCGTTGCAAGCGGTCAACCCGACCGTGCGTGACAGCGAACTGGTTGCCTTGCGTGAACAGCGTGAGCAGGGTCTGGCGATGCTGGATAAAGCGGCGTTGCGCCTGGAGGCGATCCGGGTATTGGTGGCAGGTTAA